A stretch of Aureispira sp. CCB-E DNA encodes these proteins:
- a CDS encoding LytTR family DNA-binding domain-containing protein, with the protein MQKIRAIIIEDEPQAREMLTTLLEDYCQDVHIIGTASNVQDGVAAIKKLVPDLIFLDIEMPNEKGLELFKYFPKVDFDVIFTTAYDQYAINALRLSALDYLLKPIDLKDLRTALNAFREKKHQTYINQALRYQFAAEQQSSQSKRIILPNGEGYIFIDVEDIMYCQAEKSYTSFIMKDGNKHWVSKTIKEYSDLLEGFGFLRVHRSSLINPKFVTKLIKTRPSSVIMKDGESITISKNRRDELLEDLLNI; encoded by the coding sequence ATGCAGAAAATTAGAGCTATTATTATTGAAGATGAACCACAAGCACGAGAAATGCTAACAACACTGTTGGAAGATTATTGTCAAGATGTCCATATTATTGGTACTGCAAGCAATGTACAAGATGGTGTTGCTGCTATCAAAAAATTAGTACCTGATTTGATCTTTTTAGATATAGAAATGCCCAATGAAAAAGGACTGGAATTGTTTAAATATTTTCCGAAAGTAGATTTTGATGTTATTTTTACAACAGCATATGATCAATATGCTATCAATGCTTTGCGCTTGTCGGCTTTAGATTACTTGTTGAAACCCATTGACTTAAAGGATTTGAGAACCGCACTAAACGCTTTTAGAGAAAAGAAACATCAAACCTATATCAATCAAGCACTACGCTACCAATTTGCTGCTGAACAGCAGTCTTCTCAGTCCAAAAGAATTATTTTACCCAATGGAGAGGGCTATATATTTATTGATGTAGAGGATATTATGTACTGCCAAGCAGAAAAAAGTTATACTTCTTTTATAATGAAAGATGGCAACAAACATTGGGTTTCTAAAACAATAAAAGAATACTCTGATTTGTTGGAGGGATTTGGTTTTTTAAGGGTACATCGATCTTCTTTAATTAACCCTAAATTTGTAACAAAATTAATTAAGACACGCCCAAGTTCTGTTATAATGAAAGATGGCGAGAGTATTACTATCTCTAAAAATAGACGAGATGAATTACTAGAAGATTTGTTGAATATTTAA